One Sesamum indicum cultivar Zhongzhi No. 13 linkage group LG14, S_indicum_v1.0, whole genome shotgun sequence genomic window, ATGGGGATTGCCTTCAAAATCCATGCATTGTAAAGTTCAACTGATCGAAAAAGGGATCACCAACGAATGCATTTGAGTTTTATGAATCTCATTAGTTTTTAGGACATGAGATCTCACATTTTACATATGACAGActgaataatttcaaatatgatcatttgaatttattttttttgtgaatcgATTCAAACTCTATATCAAAAACCGCTCTAATCTATGTACTTCACTTGTTGAATTCACAGGAAGTATGGACCCTGTGCCGAATATTCAAGCGGAACGTCTCTTACAAGAAGTGTATACCAGATTGGAGAGAAATTGCAGCCAAGAAGAGCACAATCAATCCAGCAGTTGATGCCAGCTCCAAAACATGCAGCATCCGANNNNNNNNNNACATCAGCACCAGCTACATTAGTTTCAACGCCTCCAGCCATGCTCAAAGCATCACGAATCAACAGTTTTTAGGACATTTCAGCTCAGCACCTCAAGCCCCATTCTCTGCTGCTTCCTCGTTTTCTGGCTCTATTTGCGGTGACACTAACGACCTGTACTTAAGGCACACCGATTGGGAGGATCTCCGGTCCATCGTCAACTTTGTTGCTGCTGATCCCTTCTATTTATAAACAATTACGATATACAATTGAAAATGGAGGATGGTGTTTACTAATTACATGTATAGCTGTGACAGCCTTATTCTGTCCCATGTGGGGTTGGTCGCTTAGGTCTGTTTAGTACCTTCGCCTGCTGAGGTTGATCGTACTATGTATTTGCCTTGAAGGATCGATGTTGGTATCGGATTCAAGATGTATACTAGTATGTATCATTTTTTAGGTggtttattgaaattaatttaatacgtGAGTATATATGTGTAAATGAGTGAATCAATTACGTCATTCTTAATTGATGCTAACAAGGAAttggaaaattattaataggtATAAGtgattattagataaaaatacatacaaaTTAAAAGGGACGAAATcataacttttattaaaacgaattttgatgaaattaattattcccgtgaataatcattaaaaaaaaattatttacattcaaatacaaatttgATCTGTTCAACCACAAGCGAAACAGGCACTCTTTCaaaatgtatgtatatagtcAATGACTCAATAACCATACCATGATgtaataaaagattatttgtattactttcatatattataatagaaGAATGTGTTCTTCCAACAGTTGCTTtccaattttatattattttagatttttcaaaaattcatttctttagtccaatcttattaaaaagactcattttatataaaagtttgcaacttaatttactaaaaacaCACTTCTCAAACAATCGTTTTAGATCTCATCATTGTCTAGTACAAGAGGACATAACGGAAAATTCCAGCCCCGATCGGACTCAGccaaatttgaatcaattatgtAGAAAGTACAAGACACTTGTCGTATGATTGATGTATAGTACggaaaaagtgatcaatcacttactttgtgattgatttgattagaCCAAACTTAATTCgagtaagaatttttcagACATAATATGACATGTCATATCATGttgattttttaagaaaaagataatattattctatatattaaaacacaatatttataaaatacctatataacaaatcaaatccaaataaattctCATTTCTCACACCTGTCTCTATTTCNNNNNNNNNNTTTATTTCTCgcacaaaaatcaataaagtattttcattaattaaaagtactgaaatctgaaaataaaaatgaaaacaaaaccagACAGGTCaatataagtaattaataatcaacACTTGGAAtgtcttaaaaaatattatagttaacTTGGGCCAGTGGTTCCAAATAGTTATCCGTAGGCCCAACTGGCCCAAAACATTGTTATCCACAGGCCCACTTGCCCAAAATAAACAGCAGTTTCTGAAATACAAATGTAAGATGACCTCCAGGCTCCGGCTggggaaaattatttaaaaaaatgtgaaaaaaaagaaaaattaagaaaatagcGTGAATTCAAAATGTTTAATGATTTGAGTGTCACCGCGGtcacaaatttaataaaaaaaaaattaagatagaCCGCGGTGgctcttttatttataaaaaaaaaaattaatattcaaatctaaattCAATGTGAATTCCaatttgcaattaattgaATGTGAATTGGGTCAATTCGGcccaattcaaaaattattattttttattttttataaattaattatattttattaatttttaaaattatattaattttaaaaatataatgaaataaacaaatgcaatagtgtatatttttctaatagtgtatatttttctatacaattatcaaaaaatacaatgaaccaTACTGATAAGTTTGTGACAGTGTTGGAACCCTTTGATTGAAACTCGAggtcaaattcaaaatttagaaaaaaatacaagtaattcTTGTAAtactataaatgtataaattattatcttataaaaaaattagcaatttatttttatttattttttaaaatacaacaattcatgaaataatttattttatatttaaaataaattattttttaaatataaaataaattactttatacaattcatgaagcaatttattttatatttaaaataaattattttattttaaaagatataaagagatttattatatttaaaatagcaatttatctctttgtattttttaaaataaaataatttattttttaaatataaaataaattacttttatttattattatattttaaaaaataaataaaagtaaattgctaatttttttatataagataatttatagtatcacaaaaattacttgtacttttttaaaaattttgaatttgaccTCGAGTTTCAATCAAAGGGTTCCAACACTGTCACAAACTTATCAGTATGGTTCATcgtatttttttagaattgtataGAAGAATATATActactattacatttgtatgttttattatatttttaaaattaatataattttaaaattaattaaatataattaatttataaaaaataaataataaatcatttgtGAATTGGGCCGATTGGCCCAATTCACATTCAATTCAATGTGAATTGGCAATTCACAactaaacaatttttttgttttgataataTAGGAGCCACCGTGGTGgctcattaaatattttttttttaaaatatattgagcCACCGCCGGTGgctcattaaaaaaaaaaaatttaaaaacaatgtCACTGCGGTTTCCccaatttttcagaaattcttGGGATATAAACGATAGATCGGTAATGTGTATTCTTCTTCTGCGCCCGCTATCTTCATCaccctttttttgttttttatttcaatcgAAGCGTGAAGTCTGTCTATTGCAACCTTTTTAGATTTCGTAAGCTTAATCGGATTTTCTCACAGTTAATCTGAAAACATGCAACCTAATGCGTCATTCATACTCTGGTAGAAATGTTTGATTACGGAGGAATAATCTGTCAGAAGGTAATGCAATGTAGTAACAATGGGATAAGGCGTGGAGTTCAGAGCGAGAGAGTTTTAGGTTCATATGCTTTTAGGTTTCATGATAAGAACATTCAATCTGGAGCATCTGCGTCTTGGAAACTTTTTTCTACCAACAGAACATATGAATTTTCTTGGGAGGAGTATTATCAGTTAAATCCAAGCAAGGGTGTTGGTTTCGCAGCCTTTTAAGATTTTGGGTCGATAGTACGGGTTTGTGTGCTTGATTAGTTCAAGATGCTTTTAAATTGGACTGCAATCACACTCTGAAAATCACCAACGTTTTAGTTCAGATATTCTTTACCATGGTGATTGTCGTGTTTGCCATTGCCTTATCATAGGTTGCACTGAGAATGGAGATTTTGTATTCCGGCGTGCATATTGAGTTAGGTTTCTTGCATCCATGCTAGGTCTGTTTTCCAGATACAAACATTTGTACTTTAAGCAAAACATGTTCATGGTAGCCAAATGTCTTAATCTTTATCTTCTTCCTAATTCTTGTATTCTCTTTTTCAATTGTGATTAGCTGCTCTAATCATAGTCTCCTGACCAGATGGGAAACCGCTACTGGATAATTTGCGGTCTGGtgttttcttccctttttagAGTATATGAAGCCAGTGCTGGTGATTCCGACCCATTATACAGGTAAAGGTTTTTGTGTAGTTTGTAAATTGTTCTGTTATAGTTGATTTTCCTTctccttttcatttctctttcCTGGTCATGGGAGTAATTGGACCTTAACaatgtaaatttttgtgatatttaatctttttatgtgGTTCTTCTGCATTTCATTCAGAGCCCCCTGCCCCAGTGCCTTTGTTTGTTTAGCCTTAAacttcatataaaaaaaatagaattaccCTGAGATCCTTTGACTAGTAAATACTTTAAACTTGAGAATTTTTAGCTTTCTAGTTGTCACATTTTCTCATTCATGGcaagaaaatttattcaatGACAAGATTTCTGTAACTTCTTACCTCACAACTCTATAGCCATTTTTCAGTTCCATTTTCTTCATGAACATGAAATATAAAAGAGCTAAATCACAagaggtatttatattttcctaATCCAAGACACATCATTCTGAAAGCTTCCCTGCAGTAATACAAATCTGAGTGAGCTTTAACTAGGTtaacgttttttttttcttttgattttaggGCATGTATAGAGCAATGTGAGAAGACTGGTTGTATTGCAGAAAGATGCTTCTCACATTGCAAGTTCTCTCCAGATGGTTCTTTCCTTGATGGCCCTTGGTATATGCAAGAGCCTCTTTACTTGCGGTGGAAACAATGGGATTGCCAGAGTGATTGCCGTTACCATTGTATGGTGGAAAGAGAGAAGGAAAGAGCAGAACTTGATCTAGGGCCTGTAAAATATCATGGCAAATGGCCCTTTCGTCACTTTTATGGCTTCCAGGTTCGCTACATTGCCAGCTTTTGCCCAAATATTGATTACTGGAGGTGAAATAAGTTCCTTTATCAGTGTCTTTGTCCAGTCAATTTGAGCATGCACCTGATGTAATGCCTTGGATTCATTCAGGAGCCTATTTCTGTAGCCTTTTCAGTTCTGAACCTTCTGATGCATTACCATGGGTGGCGTTCCTTTTTCTCCCTTCTTTACTCTAAGTTTCCATTGAAACGTGATAAGAGCCCATTCTATGGCTATATGGGTCTCTGGAATATCTATGGGCTCTTGTCTGTGAACTCATGCTTCTGGAGTGCAGTCTTCCACAGTAGgttagattttcatttcattatcTTGTCCTTATTGTGATATCTCCTATCCTCCCTGTCTTGGCTGAAGGGTAGGAAAGATGCTGCTATTAGGCAAATGTTAATCCGCTCTTTACATTATCTAATAATACTGCTTATGCACATGCTTGGAATAGCAAACCCCACCCTCCCCACCCCAAGTCTTGGCATGTGTCTATTTTTCCCCTTTAGCTGTTTGACAAATATAATTCCTGCAGAGATGTGAACTTGACAAAAAATCTAGAGTGTTCATCTGGAGTGGCCTTATTTGGGTATTCACTTATTTTGGCAATTATAAGAAGCTTCAACTTAAAGGATGATGCTGCTAGAGTCATGGTTGCTGCTCCACTGATTGCATTTACAACTACCCACATTCTGTACCTTAACAACTATAAGATTGACTATGGTATTACCATTACTTCTTTATCTTCAAATATTATCATCCTGTTAAGATTATTATTTGTGTGCTTTATCGGCATTAGCTCTTTTCTTTCAATCAGCCCGTTAGCTATTCTAGCTGAAATTTAGGATGAACTTGCAAGCATGTGACGCTACCCTATAGGAAATTCACAATGTATTTCTATCTATTCTCGTCGAGAATTGATTGGCTGGAATTATGACGATACAAGGTCATATGTTGTTAATatgagaagagaaaagaaaccaaaaatgaAGAAACGCATTAGCTATTGAACTACCTATCTGTGTCTCCTAGTCATTAGGCTTCCTTCTGGATATGCTATTTAGTGCTTGCATGCGTAAATGCAGGTGTCTTTGGGTTCAAAGTTTCCAGGGATTTTACTTCGTGTTGCCATCGAAACTTGCTACATGACTGAGATCTTGGCACAACCTCTTTAATGGCATTATCTTTCTATCCAAGAGCTTCCTTGAAAAAAATCATGCTTTTATAGTTCAAAAATGAGAAAGCGATGatgaaatataatagaaatataaGGTGAAGGAGATTAAGTcatacttttgaaaattttcagttaCTCCATTACCACCAAATCTTGAGCAGAATGCCGTCCCACTCTCTGAAACAACAGCATCACTTTGTAATATCAAATGTTGTGAACTACTATGCTTCCTTAATCTTACATGTTTTAAAAGGTTATTCATGGTTTACCCTGAAGGCAATCTAGGTATTCAAACGTTTCAATAGGATTAAACatgaaacaatatttatttctaatcaAATCTCAGGAGAAAATAGATACTATAAGTAATCTTGGTCAGTTGGAACAATCAAGAAACCACTTGTGTGCAAAAATATGCCCAGTTCTATTTCAGATGTCACTTTCTCACTGCCTGGCAAGTTCTTTGTTTCATGGACAAACAATATTTTGCTTTGCTACCTCTGACTTCCTGAAATCTTGACAGGATGGAATAATAAAGTGTGTACAATCATGATTATTGCACAACTTCTCACTTGGTCAATCTGGGCTGGCCTCACTAAGCATCCTTCTCGATGGAAGTTGTGGATTGTGGTTGTGGGAGGTGGCCTTGCATTGCGCCTAAAGATACTTGACTTCCCTCCTTATCAAGGATTGGTGGACGCACATGCTCTCTGGCATGCTTCCTCTGTCCCTCTTACTTACATTTGGTGGAGTTTTATCAAGGATGACGCTAACTACATAACATCCATCAACCTGAAGAAGGTAAAATAATGTGCTGTAgtcaaacaagaacaagaatggtTGCTTAATCTCTCTTGAGAGCATATTGAGCCTTCTCCAATCCTGGCCCGTCGGAAGTTAATTCACATTCTTGGTCACTGGAGTTTGAAGGAGAGGGACATAGATGCTAGGCTTTCATTGTAGTTTGCCCCATATCTGATACTAAATTGGGCACCAACGGCAAACTACTTCAACcatttgtttgttttagtTCAAGTTTTGATGTTTGGTATTAACAAAAACTCCCTTTGGTTAAACTTATGTAATTGATCATTTAACTGaacttatataattgatgattCATTGGCTTCCGCTGGGTATGATTCGAGGTAAGAAATTCACGCCATTATACCTGCAGTTACCCCTTATCCAGGTTTATAAACTAAAGTTAAAAACTTTTTAGCCAACACTTTGAATGTTTGACACTTGAACCTTCATTTTGCTAATTACTGTTCCTTATTCTGTCATTGCGTGCGTGTATGTGCTTCCAGAATTCATTTCCAACCCCTCCTCGcattatacatatctgttTGACTTGTACATTTCATGAATGAATTGAAGTAAACAAACATTGTCATAAAACTTGGAGTACAAGTTCTAAACTGATTATGGAACTTttccctatattttatttgttatttactttattgttattatatgtatagaaATAGAAGGAAAAACGTGGAACTAGGTTTCTCATGTCATATGGTCGAGATTTGATTAGGGGAGAAACTGAGAAAATTATCTTAGACACTGCCACCTActccacccccccccccacgggataaaaagtttaaaaaaaccctctttaaaaaaaaaaaaaaaaaaaaaaaaaaaaaacttggaaCTCACCAAACACATCAAGAgtgattttatcattttctagTATCTGCTCAAATCTTGACCACATTATCATGCTTGGAGCTCAAGTTCTCAAAAACAATCCATTGGTGACGTC contains:
- the LOC105176515 gene encoding post-GPI attachment to proteins factor 3 is translated as MFDYGGIICQKMGNRYWIICGLVFSSLFRVYEASAGDSDPLYRACIEQCEKTGCIAERCFSHCKFSPDGSFLDGPWYMQEPLYLRWKQWDCQSDCRYHCMVEREKERAELDLGPVKYHGKWPFRHFYGFQEPISVAFSVLNLLMHYHGWRSFFSLLYSKFPLKRDKSPFYGYMGLWNIYGLLSVNSCFWSAVFHSRDVNLTKNLECSSGVALFGYSLILAIIRSFNLKDDAARVMVAAPLIAFTTTHILYLNNYKIDYGWNNKVCTIMIIAQLLTWSIWAGLTKHPSRWKLWIVVVGGGLALRLKILDFPPYQGLVDAHALWHASSVPLTYIWWSFIKDDANYITSINLKKVK